In Montipora foliosa isolate CH-2021 chromosome 13, ASM3666993v2, whole genome shotgun sequence, one DNA window encodes the following:
- the LOC137983618 gene encoding palmitoyltransferase ZDHHC3-like, whose product MVVFHKDPCGVICLLMTYSLVLYADYCFVQHVVIPTLTDSIWGSLHVCLFNVIVLLLAISHARASFSDPGVVARPSINLDFSEINKAKTKQIEGENEWTICAKCEAYRPPRAHHCRTCGRCIRKMDHHCPWINNCVGEANQKYFILFLFYTGLASLYCIILTAVSWTLDCHGCTTESDKKTRLVHTIILMIEGCLFGLFVLAMLCDQFSAVMEDMTAVEHVQRQIRANRKPRTALLAEVFGRGTFFLWFCPCSSPYSPHRTTVPSARYNV is encoded by the exons ATGGTGGTATTTCACAAAGATCCATGCGGAGTTATTTGCCTTTTGATGACTTACTCTTTAGTTTTATACGCTGATTACTGTTTTGTTCAACACGTTGTTATTCCCACTCTTACAGACAG TATCTGGGGAAGTTTACATGTTTGCTTATTTAACGTGATAGTTCTTCTGCTTGCGATATCTCATGCCAGAGCATCATTTTCTGATCCAG GTGTGGTAGCTCGTCCCTCCATAAATTTggatttttcagaaataaataaaGCAAAGACTAAGCAGATTGAG GGTGAAAATGAATGGACAATATGTGCAAAGTGTGAAGCTTATCGTCCCCCAAGGGCTCACCACTGTAG AACATGTGGAAGATGTATAAGAAAGATGGATCATCATTGTCCTTG GATCAACAACTGTGTTGGCGAGGCAAATCAAAAGTacttcattttatttctgttttacACAG GTCTAGCGTCATTGTACTGTATAATCCTTACTGCTGTGTCATGGACATTAGATTGTCATGGCTGCACAACAGAGTCTGACAAAAAGACAAGATT AGTCCACACTATTATTCTCATGATTGAGGGCTGCCTGTTTGGTTTGTTTGTCCTTGCTATGTTATGTGACCAG TTTTCAGCTGTAATGGAAGATATGACTGCTGTTGAGCATGTACAAAGACAAATTAGGGCAAATCGTAAACCTAGAACTGCTCTCCTAGCTGAAGTGTTTGGAAGAG GTACATTTTTCTTATGGTTTTGTCCTTGCTCCTCTCCATACAGTCCACACAGGACAACAGTGCCGTCAGCACGCTATAATGTCTAG